One part of the Engraulis encrasicolus isolate BLACKSEA-1 chromosome 17, IST_EnEncr_1.0, whole genome shotgun sequence genome encodes these proteins:
- the sec31b gene encoding protein transport protein Sec31A — protein sequence MRLKEILRTANQAWSPAAHHPAYLALGTSAGQLDASFNTTAALEIFEMDFADPSLEMKLRGTLSTSSRFHSLIWSNFGLGADGSAGRLVGGSENGAITVYSPDAILNSADDVIVGQSNKHTGPVKALDYNPFQSNLLASGANESEIYIWDLNSFSNPMTPGAKAQPAEDVSVVAWNRQVQHILASASGSGKAVVWDLRKNEPIIKISDHSNRMHLSGMLWHPEVATQLVLSSEDDRLPVIQMWDLRFATSPLKVLENHTRGILSISWSQADPELLLSSAKDNRILCWNPATGEVIYELPTTNQWCFDVQWCPRNPALLSAASFDGHICVYSVMGGNLEAVQHSSVDGISASFDAMDPFGTGQVLPPLQMPQSPTQPTIIPPLRKPPKWVRRPVGARFAFGGKLVSFETPKPPQQQAGPQLTPRQVFVSQVTTETEFLQRSRELQAALQSGSFATYCQAKVQNAPSDCEQDIWKFLLVNFEDEARVKFLKLLGFSKEELDKKISTCLGKSLQPNGHGVDANDLAEKMQALSAERSTGSPATGTPPCSDSPADFFSQIPKEAPVEKPNFQIPVSADTDGLISQALLVGNFEGAVELCLSDGRYAEAILLSISGGEELLKKTQQRYLDRQKNSVSMLISSVVTQNWRDIVQSCELENWKEALAALLTYANPEEFAALCDTLGGRLEAGAGEKSRLQACLCYICSGNIEKLVECWAQQRDSTSPLALEDLVEKVMILRKSIERLRNGEVAIQSPVLAEKLTHYAGLLASQGSLATAMGYLPDTSDQAMIRMLRDRLFHAQGLGAPSQPAAPAAAAPSYAKPTPAPARPGPTAPAQIPTHNMHQQPQPVPFQPSMPPRMPDPGMPPMPRPMVPQAPDTMGAPPPSSHMGGPRSISRPGPRPMYPSQVNAAPGFPPSQPFHPQGAVPPPSSSSMGSFMPGPPMPPSSSSSSSITGGVPMMPPPSSSSSAKTNRLGPPPPAGFMPGMAPPPSVSSANVPNMPPNVLPGAPVPMFPGVPHSQGGMVPPHSQGGMAPPMIPGGSYPPVQPGSGYPPGGPGAPAGRSVSTPAVAPPPTGYFPWLSQLSEEEAQEGWNDPPAVRGGPRKKKVPDNYTPPVPITAPVMGYPVEAPLPQDHRQQVPPGAPQEPTVQLLQQLPAERVEQKEIPAEHMVLKNTFDSLLQRCQLAAGDPQTKRKLDDASKRLGSLYDKLRDQALSPSILGGLHEISRCVAGRDYHHGLEVHTQIVSSSNFSEISAFMPILKVVITIANKLAV from the exons ATGAGGCTGAAGGAGATTCTACGGACTGCCAACCAGGCATGGAGTCCAGCTGCACACCATCCAGCCTACCTGGCCTTAG GTACTTCAGCCGGGCAGCTGGACGCGTCTTTCAACACCACCGCTGCCCTGGAGATCTTCGAGATGGATTTTGCCGATCCATCTCTGGAAATGAAACTCAGAGGAACTCTCTCAACCTCTAGCAG GTTCCACAGTCTGATCTGGAGTAACTTTGGCCTGGGAGCCGACGGCTCCGCGGGCAGGCTGGTGGGAGGAAGTGAGAATGGCGCCATCACAGTCTACAGTCCAGACGCCATCTTGAACTCGGCAGATGACGTCATTGTAGGCCAGTCCAACAAACACACAGGCCCTGTCAAGGCGCTGGACTACAACCCTTTCCAG AGTAATCTTCTTGCGTCGGGTGCAAATGAGTCGGAAATCTACATCTGGGACTTGAACAGTTTCAGCAATCCCATGACTCCTGGAGCAAAAGCACAG CCGGCAGAGGATGTGAGCGTGGTGGCGTGGAACAGGCAGGTGCAGCACATCCTGGCCTCAGCCAGTGGAAGTGGCAAAGCCGTGGTGTGGGACCTGCGCAAGAACGAGCCCATCATCAAGATCAGCGACCACAGCAACAGA ATGCACCTGTCCGGGATGCTGTGGCACCCGGAGGTGGCCACCCAGTTGGTGCTGTCTTCGGAGGACGACCGGCTGCCCGTCATCCAGATGTGGGATCTCCGCTTCGCCACGTCGCCACTCAAAGTCCTGGAGAACCACACCAG gggtATTCTGTCCATATCGTGGAGCCAGGCAGACCCTGAGCTGCTTCTCAGCAGTGCCAAAGACAACAGGATCCTCTGCTGGAACCCTGCCACAGGAGAG GTGATCTATGAGCTGCCCACCACCAACCAGTGGTGCTTTGACGTCCAGTGGTGCCCTCGCAACCCAGCCCTGCTCTCTGCCGCATCCTTCGACGGACACATCTGCGTCTACTCTGTCATGGGCGGAAACCTGGAGGCTGTACAACACAGCAGCGTCGACGGG ATCTCTGCATCGTTTGACGCGATGGACCCGTTTGGTACGGGCCAGGTACTGCCCCCACTGCAGATGCCCCAGTCCCCCACGCAGCCCACCATCATCCCCCCGCTCAGGAAACCCCCCAAGTGGGTCAGGCGGCCCGTTGGAGCCCGCTTTGCT TTTGGGGGTAAGCTGGTGTCGTTCGAGACCCCCAAGCCCCCCCAGCAGCAGGCGGGGCCTCAGCTCACCCCCCGCCAGGTGTTTGTTAGCCAGGTAACCACGGAGACCGAGTTCCTCCAGCGCTCGCGGGAGCTCCAGGCCGCCCTGCAGTCGGGCTCCTTCGCCACCTACTGCCAGGCCAAGGTGCAGAACGCACCCTCCGACTGTGAACAGGACATCTGGAAATTCCTGCTG GTCAATTTTGAAGATGAGGCACGAGTTAAATTCCTGAAACTGTTGGGCTTCAGCAAAGAGGAACTGGACAAAAAG ATTTCTACGTGTTTAGGGAAGAGCCTGCAGCCTAACGGTCATGGAGTGGATGCCAACGACCTGGCTGAGAAGATGCAGGCCCTCTCTGCTGAG AGGTCGACAGGGTCTCCCGCGACTGGCACTCCTCCATGCTCAGACTCCCCAGCTGACTTCTTCAGTCAGATCCCCAAGGAAGCCCCTGTAGAGAAGCCCAACTTCCAGATACCAGTCTCCGCag ATACGGATGGCCTGATCAGCCAGGCTCTGCTGGTGGGTAACTTCGAGGGGGCCGTGGAGCTGTGCCTTAGCGACGGTCGCTATGCGGAGGCCATCTTGCTCTCCATCAGCGGGGGTGAGGAGCTACTCAAGAAGACGCAGCAGAGATACCTGGACCGACAGAAGAACTCCGTATCCATG CTCATCTCGTCGGTGGTGACTCAGAACTGGCGTGACATCGTGCAGAGCTGTGAGCTGGAGAACTGGAAAGAAGCCCTGGCAGCCCTCCTCACCTACGCTAACCCGGAGGAGTTCGCAGCACTCTGTG ACACGCTGGGTGGTCGTCTGGAGGCGGGGGCCGGTGAGAAGAGCCGGCTGCAGGCCTGCCTCTGCTACATCTGCTCCGGAAACATCGAGAAGCTGGTGGAGTGCTGGGCCCAACAGAGGgactccacctcccctctcgcaCTCGAG gacCTGGTGGAGAAGGTGATGATTCTGCGTAAGTCAATCGAGCGCCTGCGTAACGGAGAGGTGGCCATCCAGAGTCCAGTGCTGGCAGAGAAGCTCACGCACTACGCCGGCCTGCTAGCCTCTCAGGGGAGCCTGGCTACCGCCATGGGCTACCTACCAGATACCTCAGACCAG gcTATGATCCGGATGCTGCGTGACAGGCTTTTCCATGCCCAGGGCCTGGGTGCCCCGAGCCAGCCCGCCGCCCCTGCTGCTGCCGCCCCCTCCTACGCCAAGCCGACTCCAGCCCCTGCCAGACCAGGTCCTACGGCGCCGGCCCAGATccccacacacaacatgcaccaACAG CCCCAGCCGGTGCCATTCCAGCCCTCCATGCCCCCTCGGATGCCCGATCCAGGGATGCCCCCCATGCCCCGGCCGATGGTCCCCCAGGCCCCCGACACCATGGgggccccacccccctcctcacacaTGGGCGGCCCCCGCAGCATATCCAGGCCGGGCCCTCGCCCCATGTACCCCTCACAGGTCAACGCTGCACCAG gcttCCCTCCATCTCAGCCATTCCATCCGCAGGGTGCcgtcccccctccctcttcctcttccatggGGTCTTTCATGCCCggcccccccatgcccccctcctcctcctcctcctcctccatcaccggCGGCGTTCCCATGatgcctcccccctcctcctcctcctctgccaagaccAACCGCCTgggcccccctccccccgccgGCTTCATGCCCGGCATGGCACCCCCACCCTCCGTCTCCTCAGCTAATGTACCCAACATGCCCCCCAACGTCCTGCCCGGCGCACCCGTGCCCATGTTCCCCGGGGTGCCACATAGCCAAGGGGGCATGGTGCCACCGCACAGCCAAGGAGGCATGGCACCGCCCATGATTCCCGGGGGCTCGTACCCGCCCGTGCAGCCGGGGTCGGGGTACCCTCCGGGTGGTCCCGGGGCGCCCGCCGGCAGGTCGGTTAGCACTCCCGCAGTCGCACCCCCTCCCACTG GTTATTTTCCGTGGCTGAGCCAGCTGAGTGAGGAAGAAG CACAAGAGGGTTGGAATGACCCACCAGCTGTAAGAGGCGGACCCAGGAAGAAGAAG GTCCCAGACAACTACACTCCCCCGGTCCCCATCACGGCCCCTGTAATGGGCTACCCAGTGGAGGCCCCCCTGCCTCAGGACCACAGGCAGCAGGTGCCCCCCGGGGCCCCTCAGGAGCCCACTGTACAG ctcctgcagcagcTGCCTGCCGAGCGTGTGGAGCAGAAGGAGATCCCAGCGGAGCACATGGTCCTGAAGAACACCTTCGACAGCCTACTGCAGAGATGCCAACTAGCAGCCGGAGACCCT CAAACAAAGAGGAAACTTGATGACGCATCAAAGAGGCTCGGTTCCCTGTATGACAAGCTGAGAGACCAGGCG ctgtCTCCCAGTATCCTGGGCGGTCTTCATGAGATAAGCCGGTGCGTAGCGGGTCGAGACTACCACCACGGCCTGGAGGTGCACACTCAGATCGTCAGCAGCAGCAACTTCAGCGAGATCTCTGCCTTCATGCCCATCCTCAAAGTCGTTATCACTATCGCCAACAAGCTGGCCGTCTGA
- the mcrip1 gene encoding mapk-regulated corepressor-interacting protein 1 isoform X2 — translation MTSSSTPRMVNTYRRTASPRSPTNSGELYTPAHEENVRFIHDTWMCVLKEVKSPQSERSDRGPQEYVEKNPNPNLHSFTPVDLSDIKKRNTQDAKKS, via the exons ATGACAAG CTCGTCTACTCCCCGCATGGTGAACACGTATCGGCGGACGGCCAGCCCACGGTCGCCCACCAACAGCGGAGAGCTCTACACGCCCGCACATGAGGAGAATGTACGCTTCATCCATGAca ccTGGATGTGTGTGCTAAAGGAGGTGAAGTCTCCTCAGAGTGAGAGGAGTGATCGTGGCCCACAGGAGTATGTGGAGAagaaccccaaccccaacttacact CTTTCACACCGGTTGACCTGAGTGACATCAAGAAACGAAACACACAAGATGCCAAGAAGTCCTAG
- the mcrip1 gene encoding mapk-regulated corepressor-interacting protein 1 isoform X1 yields the protein MLPSSSTPRMVNTYRRTASPRSPTNSGELYTPAHEENVRFIHDTWMCVLKEVKSPQSERSDRGPQEYVEKNPNPNLHSFTPVDLSDIKKRNTQDAKKS from the exons atgctcCCTAGCTCGTCTACTCCCCGCATGGTGAACACGTATCGGCGGACGGCCAGCCCACGGTCGCCCACCAACAGCGGAGAGCTCTACACGCCCGCACATGAGGAGAATGTACGCTTCATCCATGAca ccTGGATGTGTGTGCTAAAGGAGGTGAAGTCTCCTCAGAGTGAGAGGAGTGATCGTGGCCCACAGGAGTATGTGGAGAagaaccccaaccccaacttacact CTTTCACACCGGTTGACCTGAGTGACATCAAGAAACGAAACACACAAGATGCCAAGAAGTCCTAG